A portion of the Streptomyces sp. NBC_00376 genome contains these proteins:
- the sepX gene encoding divisome protein SepX/GlpR has translation MSSSGLIYAVIVGAWAAYLVPMWLRRQDELNEARPTERFSTAIRLLSGRAAMERRYAKELRERTAEEAGPDADPDVATDRMVSVDVRAFAAPEAHTEARVHDPARAPEERTEPAQAQAPAQASARRARPRQGGRDAERVRRAQRLQVLARRRRTTVVLFLAFTLGAVVAAVGGLHFLWAPAVPAVLLSTYIVHLRAQERRRFAFTMDRRRAEVAAQHLRENRTRRHQPAAAAPAEPDEEPEARRPEPEPAPAVSPQEAGRRALVEQTDHAEWVDQQRERGRAQGDSWEPVPVPLPTYVTAPVAPRATGGVEVGNPETWSAARSSAAEPTQTGTSHPAAPPVDPAPRQRTNQSRRTRDRGRTPLFDQYEDGERPRAANE, from the coding sequence GTGAGCAGCAGCGGCCTCATCTACGCAGTCATCGTCGGGGCCTGGGCCGCCTACTTGGTGCCGATGTGGCTCCGCAGGCAGGACGAGCTCAACGAAGCCCGTCCGACGGAACGCTTCAGCACCGCCATCCGGCTGCTGTCCGGACGGGCGGCCATGGAGCGCCGGTACGCCAAGGAGCTGCGGGAGCGCACCGCCGAGGAGGCGGGGCCCGACGCCGACCCGGACGTCGCCACGGACCGAATGGTCTCCGTGGACGTCCGGGCCTTCGCCGCGCCCGAGGCGCACACCGAGGCCCGCGTGCACGACCCGGCGCGCGCGCCCGAGGAGCGCACCGAACCGGCCCAGGCCCAGGCACCGGCTCAGGCTTCCGCCCGGCGCGCACGCCCGCGCCAGGGCGGAAGGGACGCCGAGCGCGTCCGGCGCGCCCAGCGCCTCCAGGTCCTCGCGCGCCGTCGGCGCACCACGGTCGTCCTCTTCCTGGCCTTCACGCTCGGCGCGGTGGTCGCGGCGGTCGGCGGCCTGCACTTCCTCTGGGCGCCCGCGGTCCCGGCCGTGCTGCTGAGCACGTACATCGTGCATCTGCGGGCACAGGAGCGGCGCCGGTTCGCCTTCACCATGGACCGGCGCCGGGCCGAGGTGGCGGCGCAGCACCTGCGTGAGAACCGCACCCGCAGGCACCAGCCGGCCGCGGCGGCCCCCGCCGAGCCCGACGAGGAGCCCGAAGCGCGCCGCCCCGAGCCGGAGCCCGCGCCCGCGGTCTCCCCGCAGGAGGCCGGCCGCCGGGCCCTGGTCGAGCAGACGGACCACGCGGAGTGGGTCGACCAGCAGCGCGAACGCGGCCGGGCCCAGGGTGACAGCTGGGAGCCGGTCCCGGTCCCGCTGCCGACCTACGTCACCGCCCCGGTCGCCCCGCGCGCCACCGGCGGCGTCGAGGTCGGCAACCCGGAGACCTGGAGCGCGGCCCGCTCCAGCGCCGCCGAGCCCACCCAGACGGGTACCTCGCACCCCGCGGCACCTCCGGTCGACCCGGCGCCGCGCCAGCGCACCAACCAGTCCCGTCGCACCCGCGACCGCGGCCGGACCCCGCTCTTCGACCAGTACGAGGACGGGGAACGTCCCAGAGCCGCCAACGAGTGA
- a CDS encoding aldo/keto reductase, with amino-acid sequence MKYRTIGTDPATRREVSVLALGAMLFGSVTDEKTSFAVLDHFVEAGGTFIDTSDNYAYWVDGGLGGQSERLLGKWRRSRGIGDEIVIATKLGAEPLAPGTGFVDNPEGLSAKAVREATERSRERLGVDKLDLLYAHIEDRTVPLGETVETFGELVTEGTVGLLGVSNHAVWRVERARALAAAAGLPGYEVLQYQHSHLRPRYDIPTPLFEDGSLGHAGPEMLSYLRAEPALTLVAYSPLLAGAYTRTDKPLPADYDHPGTPARLAVLREIAAETGAGINQVVLAWQIGHRLPVIPLAGASSVAQLKENLAAVDLDLTDDQRARLDAAH; translated from the coding sequence ATGAAGTACCGCACCATCGGCACCGACCCCGCCACCCGCCGCGAGGTGAGCGTCCTCGCGCTCGGCGCGATGCTCTTCGGGTCGGTCACCGACGAGAAGACCTCGTTCGCCGTCCTGGACCACTTCGTCGAGGCCGGCGGCACCTTCATCGACACCTCCGACAACTACGCCTACTGGGTCGACGGCGGCCTCGGCGGCCAGAGCGAGCGGCTGCTCGGCAAGTGGCGGCGCAGCCGCGGCATCGGTGACGAGATAGTCATCGCCACCAAGCTCGGCGCCGAACCGCTCGCGCCCGGCACCGGGTTCGTCGACAACCCGGAGGGCCTGTCCGCGAAGGCGGTCCGCGAGGCCACCGAGCGCAGCCGGGAACGGCTCGGCGTGGACAAGCTCGACCTGCTCTACGCACACATCGAGGACCGGACCGTCCCCCTCGGCGAGACCGTCGAGACGTTCGGGGAGCTGGTGACCGAGGGAACGGTCGGCCTGCTGGGCGTCAGCAACCACGCCGTCTGGCGGGTGGAACGCGCCCGCGCCCTCGCCGCCGCCGCCGGACTGCCCGGCTACGAGGTCCTGCAGTACCAGCACAGCCACCTGCGCCCCCGGTACGACATCCCCACCCCGCTCTTCGAGGACGGCAGCCTCGGTCATGCCGGCCCCGAGATGCTCAGCTACCTCCGCGCCGAACCCGCACTGACCCTGGTCGCCTACTCCCCGCTGCTCGCCGGCGCCTACACCCGCACGGACAAGCCCCTCCCCGCGGACTACGACCACCCCGGCACCCCCGCCCGGCTCGCGGTCCTGCGCGAGATCGCCGCCGAGACCGGAGCCGGCATCAACCAGGTCGTCCTGGCCTGGCAGATCGGCCACCGCCTGCCCGTGATCCCGCTGGCCGGGGCGTCGTCGGTGGCGCAGTTGAAGGAGAACCTGGCAGCGGTGGACCTGGACCTGACGGACGACCAGCGGGCACGCCTGGACGCCGCCCACTGA
- a CDS encoding SAM-dependent methyltransferase has translation MTVDKPELRIDTSRPHPARVYDWLLGGKDNYPVDQRVAEQLPAEARGNAARNRAFMHRASAWLARNGVDQFLDIGTGIPTEPNLHQVVQGVTPSARIVYADNDPIVLRHAEALLVSRPEGATDYIHADVRKPEAIVEHARKLLDFDRPVALSLIALLHFLPDDEDPYGITRALVDALPSGSFLVLSHGTADQHPELKAETEATYKKGAIPLRMRTRSEVEPFFEGLELVEPGLVFATEWYREEPAPVRERSGFYVGVGRVR, from the coding sequence GTGACGGTCGACAAGCCCGAACTCCGGATCGACACCAGCAGGCCCCACCCCGCGCGCGTCTACGACTGGCTTCTGGGCGGCAAGGACAACTATCCGGTCGATCAGCGGGTGGCGGAGCAGCTGCCGGCCGAGGCGCGGGGCAACGCGGCGCGGAACCGGGCCTTCATGCACCGGGCCTCCGCCTGGCTGGCCCGCAACGGGGTCGATCAGTTCCTCGACATCGGCACCGGCATCCCCACCGAGCCCAATCTGCATCAGGTGGTCCAGGGTGTCACGCCGTCCGCCCGGATCGTCTACGCGGACAACGACCCGATCGTGCTGCGGCACGCGGAGGCGCTGCTGGTCAGCAGGCCGGAGGGGGCCACCGACTACATCCACGCGGATGTGCGCAAGCCGGAGGCGATCGTCGAGCACGCCCGCAAGCTGCTGGACTTCGACCGGCCGGTCGCGTTGTCCCTGATCGCGCTGTTGCACTTCCTGCCGGACGACGAGGACCCGTACGGCATCACCCGCGCCCTGGTCGACGCCCTGCCGTCGGGCAGCTTCCTGGTGCTCTCGCACGGCACGGCCGACCAGCACCCGGAGCTGAAGGCCGAGACCGAGGCCACGTACAAGAAGGGGGCGATTCCGCTGCGGATGCGTACCCGGAGCGAGGTCGAGCCCTTCTTCGAGGGGCTGGAGCTCGTCGAGCCCGGACTGGTGTTCGCCACGGAGTGGTACCGCGAGGAGCCCGCGCCGGTGCGGGAGCGCAGCGGTTTCTACGTGGGGGTCGGCCGGGTGCGCTGA
- a CDS encoding serine hydrolase domain-containing protein, with protein sequence MTDLNDVLKKHVGDGAAPGAVGLVARGDRVEVVAVGSADAEGTVPMRRDSIFRIASMTKPITAAAVMMLVEEGRIALNEPVRQWLPELAAPMVVRTPASPADDVVPADRVITVEDLLTFRAGYGFPSDFSLPAVQLLFSELKQGSGSLQPQQVLAPDAWMAALSRIPLLHQPGEEWLYNTCSDILGVLIARVSDRPLPEFLAERLFAPLGMADTGFAVPTAKADRFTCFYRADPEGGGLRLADAPDGQWSSLPAFASGAGGLVSTADDWYAFARMLLAGGAGGRAGGRRVLSEESVRLMTTDHLTRAQRERSTLFLEGQGWGYGGSVDVEAVDPWNVPGRYGWVGGTGTAGHLTPATGTVSVLLTQLAMTGPTPPPLTREFWAYAAGA encoded by the coding sequence ATGACCGATCTGAACGATGTCCTGAAGAAGCATGTCGGTGACGGGGCGGCGCCCGGGGCCGTGGGGCTGGTGGCCCGGGGGGACCGGGTCGAGGTGGTGGCCGTCGGGTCGGCCGATGCGGAGGGTACGGTCCCGATGCGCAGGGACTCGATCTTCCGTATCGCGTCGATGACGAAGCCCATCACCGCCGCCGCCGTCATGATGCTGGTCGAGGAAGGCCGGATCGCGCTGAACGAGCCGGTCCGGCAGTGGCTGCCGGAGCTGGCGGCCCCGATGGTGGTTCGTACGCCGGCCTCCCCGGCCGACGACGTGGTCCCCGCCGACCGGGTCATCACGGTGGAGGACCTGCTCACCTTCCGGGCCGGGTACGGCTTCCCCTCGGACTTCTCGCTGCCCGCGGTCCAGCTGCTGTTCAGCGAGTTGAAGCAGGGGTCGGGGTCGCTCCAGCCGCAGCAGGTCCTGGCGCCGGACGCGTGGATGGCGGCGCTGTCCCGCATTCCGCTGCTCCACCAGCCGGGCGAGGAGTGGCTGTACAACACCTGCTCCGACATCCTCGGGGTGCTGATCGCCCGGGTCTCGGACCGGCCGTTGCCCGAGTTCCTGGCGGAGCGGCTGTTCGCGCCGCTGGGCATGGCCGACACCGGGTTCGCGGTGCCGACGGCGAAGGCCGACCGGTTCACCTGTTTCTACCGGGCCGATCCGGAGGGCGGCGGGCTCCGGCTGGCCGATGCTCCGGACGGGCAGTGGAGCAGCTTGCCCGCGTTTGCGTCCGGCGCCGGCGGGCTGGTCTCGACCGCCGACGACTGGTACGCCTTCGCCCGGATGCTGCTCGCCGGGGGAGCCGGGGGAAGGGCCGGTGGGCGGCGGGTGCTGTCGGAGGAATCGGTGCGGCTGATGACCACCGACCATCTGACGCGGGCGCAGCGCGAGCGCAGCACGCTGTTTCTGGAGGGCCAGGGCTGGGGCTACGGCGGGTCGGTGGACGTCGAGGCCGTCGACCCCTGGAACGTTCCGGGGCGCTACGGCTGGGTGGGCGGCACGGGTACGGCGGGACATCTCACGCCCGCCACCGGCACCGTCTCCGTCCTGCTGACCCAGCTGGCGATGACCGGACCGACCCCGCCCCCGCTGACGCGGGAGTTCTGGGCTTACGCCGCCGGCGCCTGA
- a CDS encoding GNAT family N-acetyltransferase, whose protein sequence is MNIHPRPFDHPDAVKLNDQVQLEYAERYGDEGDVTPLDPSMFEPPHGLYLLAYDELERPVATGGWRPQDRNDEGYSDGDAELKRMFVIPEGRGKGLARRILAVLEEDARAAGRVRMVLETGDRQPEAIALYVSSGYAPCEKFGHYRMYESSRCYAKPLR, encoded by the coding sequence ATGAATATCCACCCTCGGCCCTTCGACCACCCCGACGCCGTCAAACTCAACGACCAGGTACAGCTCGAATACGCCGAGCGGTACGGGGACGAGGGCGATGTCACACCGCTCGACCCCTCGATGTTCGAGCCGCCGCACGGTCTGTATCTCCTCGCCTACGACGAGCTGGAGCGCCCCGTCGCCACCGGCGGCTGGCGCCCCCAGGACCGTAACGACGAGGGCTACTCGGACGGCGACGCCGAACTCAAGCGGATGTTCGTGATACCCGAGGGCCGGGGCAAGGGGCTGGCCCGCCGCATCCTGGCCGTCCTGGAGGAGGACGCGCGGGCGGCGGGCCGTGTCCGCATGGTGCTGGAGACCGGGGACCGGCAGCCGGAGGCGATCGCGCTGTACGTGTCCAGCGGCTACGCCCCGTGCGAGAAGTTCGGCCACTACCGCATGTACGAGAGCAGCCGCTGCTACGCGAAGCCACTGCGGTAG
- a CDS encoding exodeoxyribonuclease III codes for MLTVTSVNVNGLRAAAKKGFVEWLARTEADVICLQEVRAEPEQLPEEVREPAGWHTVHAPAAAKGRAGVSLYTRRAPERVQIGFSGFGDAGSEEFDASGRYVEIDLPGVTVASLYLPSGEVGTEKQDEKERFMAAFLPYLKGLRKRAAEGGREVVVCGDWNIAHQEADLKNWKANKKSSGFLPEEREWLTRVFGEAEYVDVVRALHPDEEGPYSWWSYRGRAFDNDTGWRIDYQVATPGLAGRAVKGWVERAATHAERWSDHAPVTVVFEQ; via the coding sequence ATGCTGACTGTCACCTCCGTCAATGTCAACGGGCTCCGTGCCGCCGCCAAGAAGGGCTTCGTCGAGTGGCTGGCCCGGACCGAAGCCGATGTGATCTGCCTCCAGGAGGTGCGGGCCGAGCCGGAGCAGCTGCCCGAGGAGGTGCGTGAGCCGGCCGGCTGGCACACCGTGCACGCGCCGGCCGCCGCCAAGGGGCGGGCCGGGGTCTCCCTGTACACGCGGCGTGCGCCGGAGCGCGTGCAGATCGGGTTCAGCGGGTTCGGGGACGCCGGGAGCGAGGAGTTCGACGCGAGCGGGCGCTATGTCGAGATCGACCTGCCGGGCGTCACGGTCGCGAGCCTGTACCTGCCCTCCGGCGAGGTCGGGACCGAGAAGCAGGACGAGAAGGAGCGGTTCATGGCCGCGTTCCTCCCGTATCTGAAGGGCCTGCGGAAGCGGGCCGCGGAAGGCGGTCGCGAGGTGGTGGTCTGCGGGGACTGGAACATCGCCCACCAGGAGGCCGACCTCAAGAACTGGAAGGCCAACAAGAAGAGCTCCGGCTTCCTCCCCGAGGAGCGGGAGTGGCTGACCCGGGTCTTCGGCGAGGCCGAGTACGTCGATGTCGTACGGGCGCTGCACCCCGACGAGGAGGGGCCGTACTCGTGGTGGTCCTACCGGGGGCGGGCCTTCGACAACGACACCGGCTGGCGCATCGACTACCAGGTGGCGACGCCCGGCCTGGCCGGGCGCGCGGTGAAGGGCTGGGTCGAGCGGGCCGCGACGCACGCCGAGCGGTGGAGCGACCACGCGCCGGTGACGGTGGTCTTCGAACAGTAG
- a CDS encoding MerR family transcriptional regulator, with protein sequence MEELAKEAGIPVRTVRFYRERGLISPPRREGRIAWYDDHHLARLRTITGLLERGHTLTGIADLARTFESGRDVAEVLGLGEPTEETPVRLTPEQLADYFEGETTPENLAAALELGYLATDGDEIVHISRRLLEVSSQLVREGVPLATVLAAGRRVREHADALAELFVSVLEDQGGHDGEAEPPQLRPLARAVVDAELSMALDRRLRREGTGEPPRDPSP encoded by the coding sequence ATGGAGGAGCTGGCCAAGGAGGCCGGCATCCCGGTGCGGACCGTGCGCTTCTACCGGGAGCGCGGACTGATCTCGCCACCCCGCCGCGAGGGGCGCATCGCCTGGTACGACGACCATCACCTGGCCCGGCTGCGCACCATCACCGGCCTGCTGGAACGCGGCCACACCCTCACCGGCATCGCCGATCTCGCCCGCACCTTCGAGAGCGGCCGCGACGTCGCCGAGGTGCTGGGCCTGGGCGAGCCGACCGAGGAGACCCCGGTACGCCTCACCCCCGAACAGCTCGCGGACTACTTTGAGGGCGAGACCACCCCGGAGAACCTGGCCGCCGCCCTCGAACTGGGCTATCTCGCCACGGACGGCGACGAGATCGTCCACATCAGCCGCCGCCTGCTGGAGGTCTCGTCCCAGCTGGTACGGGAGGGAGTGCCGCTCGCGACCGTGCTCGCGGCCGGCCGCCGCGTCCGCGAGCACGCCGACGCGCTCGCCGAACTCTTCGTGAGCGTCCTGGAGGACCAGGGCGGCCACGACGGCGAGGCCGAGCCGCCGCAGCTCCGGCCGCTGGCCCGCGCGGTGGTGGACGCCGAGCTGTCCATGGCGCTGGACCGGCGGCTGCGCCGCGAGGGCACCGGCGAACCGCCGCGGGACCCATCCCCCTGA
- a CDS encoding flavin-containing monooxygenase, with product MAQHEHVRVAVIGSGFGGLGAAVRLRREGITDFVVLERADSVGGTWRDNSYPGCACDVPSHLYSFSFAPNPEWPRTFSGQEHIRAYLEHVADTFGLRPHLRLGHEVTVMRWDREELHWVIETANGAGFTADVVVSASGPLSDPKTPDIPGLADFPGEVFHSARWNHDADLTGKRVAVIGTGASAIQIVPAIQPKVGSLTLFQRTPPWVMPRMDRKISGAERWLHRAVPVTGTARRGLLWGIRELQVSAFTKHPGELGLVEKIAKANMARAIKDPALRAKLTPSYRIGCKRILLSSAYYPALAQPNVDVVASGLAEVRGSMLVASDGTETEVDAIIFGTGFHVTDMPIAERVVGADGITLTESWKDGMQALRGASAAGFPNWMTIIGPNTGLGNSSMILMIEAQLNYMADYLRQLNVLGGRVALDARPSAVGSWNRRVQERMKRTVWNTGGCNSWYLDANGRNTTVWPGTTSEFRKATRQVDLSEYEVVRIPKQAVAAVQATASAKAVAEEVAG from the coding sequence ATGGCCCAGCACGAGCACGTACGAGTGGCGGTGATCGGATCCGGATTCGGGGGCCTCGGGGCCGCGGTCCGGCTGCGCCGCGAAGGCATCACGGACTTCGTCGTCCTGGAGCGGGCCGATTCCGTCGGCGGCACCTGGCGCGACAACAGCTACCCGGGCTGCGCCTGCGACGTACCGTCCCACCTCTACTCGTTCTCGTTCGCGCCCAACCCCGAGTGGCCGCGCACCTTCTCCGGGCAGGAGCACATCCGCGCCTACCTGGAGCACGTCGCGGACACCTTCGGGCTCCGCCCGCACCTGCGGCTCGGCCATGAAGTGACGGTCATGCGCTGGGACCGCGAGGAGCTGCACTGGGTCATCGAGACGGCGAACGGGGCCGGTTTCACCGCCGATGTCGTGGTCTCCGCGAGCGGTCCGCTCTCCGACCCGAAGACGCCGGACATCCCCGGTCTCGCCGACTTCCCCGGCGAGGTCTTCCACTCGGCCCGCTGGAACCACGACGCCGATCTGACCGGAAAGCGCGTCGCCGTGATCGGCACCGGCGCCTCCGCCATCCAGATCGTGCCCGCGATCCAGCCGAAGGTCGGCAGCCTGACGCTCTTCCAGCGCACCCCGCCCTGGGTCATGCCGCGCATGGACCGGAAGATCAGCGGCGCCGAGCGCTGGCTGCACCGCGCCGTGCCGGTCACCGGCACGGCCCGCCGCGGACTGCTCTGGGGCATACGGGAGTTGCAGGTCAGCGCCTTCACCAAGCACCCGGGCGAGCTGGGCCTGGTCGAGAAGATAGCCAAGGCCAACATGGCGCGGGCCATCAAGGACCCCGCGCTGCGGGCCAAGCTGACCCCCTCGTACCGCATCGGCTGCAAGCGCATCCTGCTCTCCAGCGCCTACTACCCGGCGCTCGCACAGCCCAACGTGGACGTGGTCGCCTCCGGCCTGGCCGAGGTGCGCGGCTCCATGCTCGTCGCCTCCGACGGCACGGAGACCGAGGTCGACGCGATCATCTTCGGCACCGGCTTCCACGTCACCGACATGCCGATCGCCGAGCGCGTGGTGGGTGCGGACGGCATCACGCTCACCGAGTCCTGGAAGGACGGCATGCAGGCGCTGCGCGGCGCCAGCGCCGCCGGCTTCCCCAACTGGATGACGATCATCGGTCCCAACACCGGGCTCGGGAACTCCTCGATGATCCTGATGATCGAGGCCCAGCTGAACTACATGGCCGACTACCTGCGCCAGCTGAACGTGCTGGGCGGGCGCGTCGCGCTCGACGCGCGGCCCTCGGCGGTCGGGTCCTGGAACCGCCGCGTCCAGGAGCGGATGAAGCGCACCGTGTGGAACACCGGCGGCTGCAACAGCTGGTACCTGGACGCCAACGGGCGCAACACCACCGTCTGGCCGGGCACCACCTCCGAGTTCCGCAAGGCGACGCGGCAGGTCGACCTCTCCGAGTACGAGGTCGTACGGATCCCGAAGCAGGCCGTCGCCGCAGTGCAGGCCACCGCCTCGGCGAAGGCCGTCGCCGAGGAGGTCGCGGGATGA
- a CDS encoding alpha/beta fold hydrolase — translation MSRLLRRDAAPPVPTRELTVRSADGARIHVEVHGKDGAPAVVLAHGWTCSTRFWDAQIRDLAGDHRVVVYDQRGHGGSPAVAPGGCSTDALADDLEAVLAATLEPGEKAVIGGHSMGGMTIMAAARRAGLREHAAAVLLCSTGSSRLPAESTVVPMRAGSVRTRMTRGILLASAPLGPVTPITRRVLKYATMGAGAAPERVDTCARIVHACPRKARAAWGRVLADLDLDAGVRELRVPTAVIAGTADRLTPIGHARSIAATLPDGLGLTELTGQGHMTPVEAPEAVTAKLRELVATYLPAGTDANANAGTDAGTKTDSSAGTGTAEKEEVA, via the coding sequence ATGAGCCGGCTGCTGCGGCGCGACGCCGCCCCGCCGGTCCCCACGCGCGAACTCACCGTGCGCTCCGCCGACGGCGCCCGCATCCACGTCGAGGTGCACGGGAAGGACGGCGCCCCGGCAGTGGTCCTCGCGCACGGCTGGACGTGCAGCACCCGTTTCTGGGACGCGCAGATCAGGGATCTCGCGGGGGACCACCGGGTCGTCGTCTACGACCAGCGCGGCCATGGCGGTTCGCCCGCGGTCGCCCCCGGCGGATGCAGCACCGACGCCCTCGCCGACGACCTCGAAGCGGTACTGGCCGCCACCCTGGAACCGGGGGAGAAGGCCGTGATCGGCGGGCACTCCATGGGCGGCATGACGATCATGGCCGCCGCCCGGCGGGCCGGGCTGCGCGAGCACGCGGCGGCCGTACTGCTGTGCAGCACCGGGAGTTCGCGGCTGCCCGCCGAGTCGACGGTGGTACCGATGCGGGCCGGTTCGGTGCGGACCCGGATGACCCGGGGAATCCTCCTGGCGTCGGCCCCGCTGGGACCGGTCACGCCGATTACCCGGCGGGTGCTCAAGTACGCCACGATGGGAGCGGGGGCGGCACCGGAGCGGGTCGACACCTGCGCCCGGATCGTGCACGCCTGCCCGAGGAAGGCCAGGGCCGCCTGGGGGCGGGTCCTCGCGGACCTCGATCTCGACGCGGGCGTACGGGAGTTGCGGGTGCCCACGGCGGTGATCGCGGGTACGGCGGACCGGCTCACCCCGATCGGGCACGCCCGGTCGATCGCGGCCACGCTCCCCGACGGCCTGGGGCTCACCGAACTGACGGGCCAGGGCCACATGACGCCGGTGGAGGCGCCGGAGGCGGTCACGGCGAAGCTCCGGGAGCTGGTCGCCACGTACCTCCCGGCGGGCACGGACGCGAACGCGAACGCGGGCACGGACGCGGGCACGAAGACGGATTCGAGTGCGGGCACGGGTACGGCCGAGAAGGAGGAGGTCGCATGA
- a CDS encoding SDR family oxidoreductase yields the protein MSGRRSLEGQVVVVTGAARGVGELLARKLSARGAKLALVGLEPDELKKVSERLHSESDHWFADVTDHEAMARVAQEVKQRFGKIDVVVANAGVAAGGPFVDSDPDAWRRVIEVNLIGGAVTGRAFLPVLMESRGYFLQIASLAAMTPAPMMTAYCASKSGVEAFAHSLRAEVAHRGVKVGVGYLSWTDTDMVRGADQDDVMRELRQRLPFPANRTYPLGPAVDRIVAGVERRSPHVYAQWWLRGMQSVRGYLPSLIGVVGQREVRRFGSRLDSVSKGLVGAGGAADQDARAATQRK from the coding sequence ATGAGCGGCAGGCGGAGTCTCGAAGGACAGGTCGTCGTCGTCACGGGCGCGGCGCGCGGCGTGGGCGAACTGCTGGCCCGCAAGCTCTCGGCGCGCGGCGCCAAGCTCGCGCTGGTCGGGCTGGAGCCGGACGAGCTGAAGAAGGTCTCCGAGCGGCTGCACTCGGAGAGCGACCACTGGTTCGCGGACGTCACCGACCACGAGGCGATGGCGCGGGTCGCCCAGGAGGTCAAGCAGCGGTTCGGGAAGATCGACGTCGTCGTCGCCAACGCCGGGGTCGCCGCGGGCGGACCGTTCGTCGACTCGGACCCGGATGCCTGGCGCCGGGTCATCGAGGTCAATCTGATCGGCGGCGCGGTGACCGGACGGGCGTTCCTGCCGGTGCTGATGGAGAGCCGCGGCTACTTCCTCCAGATCGCCTCGCTCGCGGCGATGACGCCGGCGCCGATGATGACCGCGTACTGCGCTTCCAAGTCGGGCGTGGAGGCGTTTGCGCACAGCCTGCGGGCCGAGGTCGCCCACCGGGGAGTGAAGGTCGGGGTCGGCTACCTGTCCTGGACCGACACGGACATGGTGCGGGGCGCCGACCAGGACGACGTGATGCGGGAACTGCGCCAGCGGCTGCCCTTCCCGGCGAACCGCACGTACCCGCTGGGCCCCGCCGTCGACCGGATCGTCGCCGGTGTCGAGCGCCGCTCCCCGCATGTCTACGCACAGTGGTGGCTGCGCGGGATGCAGTCGGTGCGGGGCTACCTGCCCTCGCTGATCGGCGTCGTCGGCCAACGGGAGGTTCGTAGGTTCGGCTCGCGGCTGGACAGCGTGAGCAAGGGGCTCGTGGGCGCCGGGGGCGCCGCCGACCAGGACGCGAGGGCGGCTACGCAGCGTAAGTGA
- a CDS encoding threonine/serine dehydratase, producing MDDRDTDLFGNDLTYDDVKAATERTAGRIRPVTVAPVAPGAIREGHPLGSRGEQPYEVWFALEFMQYTGSFKARGAQNFIQAHREAGTLPDAGVTIASGGNAGLACAWAAQQQGVRATVFLPSVAPAVKIAKLRGYGADVRIVGAEYAEALEACEEFALSSGALAAHAYDHPLIAAGAGTLLEEIHARIPGLDTVVVSVGGGGLFAGVATAARHHKIRTVAVEPKNCRALNAALKAGRPVDVPVESIAVDSLGARRATALALHAARENDIRSVLVPDAEIARARQALWDHRRVAVEHAAATALAALTAPDGAVAGGGYRPRDGERIAVVLCGANTDPGDLVRSAPEN from the coding sequence ATGGACGACCGGGACACGGACCTGTTCGGCAACGACCTCACGTACGACGACGTCAAGGCCGCCACCGAGCGGACCGCCGGGCGCATCCGCCCGGTCACCGTCGCACCCGTGGCGCCGGGAGCCATCCGCGAGGGACACCCCCTCGGCAGCCGGGGCGAGCAGCCCTACGAGGTCTGGTTCGCCCTGGAGTTCATGCAGTACACCGGCTCCTTCAAGGCGCGCGGCGCGCAGAACTTCATCCAGGCCCACCGCGAGGCGGGCACCCTGCCGGACGCGGGGGTCACCATCGCTTCCGGTGGCAACGCCGGGCTGGCCTGTGCGTGGGCCGCCCAGCAGCAGGGCGTACGCGCCACGGTGTTCCTGCCGAGCGTCGCCCCGGCGGTGAAGATCGCCAAGCTGCGCGGCTACGGAGCGGACGTGCGGATCGTCGGCGCGGAGTACGCCGAAGCCCTCGAAGCGTGCGAGGAGTTCGCCCTCTCGTCCGGCGCGCTCGCCGCGCACGCCTACGACCACCCGCTGATCGCCGCCGGGGCGGGCACCCTGCTGGAGGAGATCCACGCCCGGATCCCCGGCCTGGACACCGTGGTGGTCTCGGTCGGCGGCGGCGGGCTGTTCGCCGGTGTCGCCACCGCCGCCCGGCACCACAAGATCCGCACGGTCGCCGTCGAACCGAAGAACTGCCGGGCGCTGAACGCCGCCTTGAAGGCCGGCCGCCCGGTCGACGTCCCTGTCGAATCGATCGCCGTCGACTCTCTCGGTGCCCGGCGGGCCACCGCCCTGGCCCTCCACGCCGCCCGCGAGAACGACATCCGCTCCGTCCTGGTGCCGGACGCCGAGATCGCCCGCGCCCGCCAGGCGTTGTGGGACCACCGCCGCGTCGCCGTCGAGCACGCCGCCGCCACCGCACTGGCCGCGCTCACCGCACCGGACGGGGCGGTGGCGGGCGGCGGCTACCGGCCGCGCGACGGCGAGCGGATCGCCGTGGTGCTGTGCGGGGCGAACACCGACCCGGGCGACCTGGTGCGTTCGGCTCCCGAGAACTGA